In Paenibacillus sp. FSL M7-0420, a single genomic region encodes these proteins:
- a CDS encoding ABC transporter permease, which produces MRSRASIWNYHLMLLPGILLLIAFSVVPMFGIVIAFQDFQPTLGIFHSEWVGWENFEYMFSLPDSRLILGNTLSIALMKIIAGLTVPFVFALLFHEVANIKFKRTIQTIVYLPHFMSWVILSGVLINLLSLDGIINQMIQWFGGDPVMFLQSNHWFRFVIVSSDVWKEFGFNTIIYIAALTSINTNLYEAAAIDGANRFQRLTNITIPGLMTTVILLATLSLGNVLNAGFEQILNLYNPIVYESGDIIDTYVYRSGLLEIQYGLATAVGLLKSVVSFVLIAASYGLAARFANYRIF; this is translated from the coding sequence ATGAGAAGCAGAGCTTCCATCTGGAATTACCACCTGATGCTGCTCCCCGGCATATTGCTGCTTATAGCATTCAGTGTAGTTCCGATGTTCGGAATTGTGATTGCCTTTCAGGACTTTCAGCCTACGCTGGGCATCTTCCACTCTGAATGGGTGGGCTGGGAGAATTTCGAGTATATGTTCAGCCTGCCGGACAGCAGGCTGATTCTCGGCAACACCCTGAGCATTGCACTGATGAAGATCATTGCCGGACTGACCGTTCCCTTTGTATTTGCACTGCTGTTCCATGAAGTGGCGAATATTAAATTCAAGCGCACCATCCAAACGATTGTGTACCTGCCCCATTTCATGTCCTGGGTCATTCTCTCAGGAGTGCTGATTAACCTGCTTAGTCTGGACGGCATTATCAATCAGATGATCCAGTGGTTCGGCGGCGATCCGGTTATGTTCCTCCAGAGCAATCACTGGTTCCGCTTTGTGATCGTATCGAGTGATGTATGGAAGGAATTCGGCTTCAATACGATCATCTATATCGCTGCCCTGACTTCCATCAACACCAATCTGTACGAAGCTGCCGCCATTGATGGAGCGAACCGGTTCCAGCGGTTAACCAATATTACGATTCCGGGCCTGATGACCACGGTGATTCTGCTGGCGACCTTAAGCCTCGGCAATGTGCTGAATGCGGGCTTCGAGCAGATTCTCAACCTGTATAATCCGATTGTCTATGAGTCGGGGGATATCATTGATACTTATGTATACCGTTCAGGATTGCTTGAAATCCAGTATGGACTGGCAACAGCGGTAGGCCTGCTCAAATCGGTCGTAAGCTTTGTGCTGATTGCCGCTTCCTATGGTCTGGCTGCCCGGTTTGCCAACTACCGTATTTTCTGA
- a CDS encoding RNA polymerase sigma factor, protein MAADQMTADEAAASQPDEEAVLIRFREGSREAFEWLVRQYREPAVRFAYHLTGDYHTAEDLAQDCFAYLLVYPEKYDYRASFKTYLFTILRNKSIDSVRKRARQQSLPYTAESSSVHNPDEGNPERLAIIREEDVEWRRRLHQMKKDYGQAVYLVDVGQMSYEQAAAVMGRNQVSFKVLLHRARKKLRQIYEKEEWDCEVNGTGAAISG, encoded by the coding sequence GTGGCAGCAGACCAGATGACGGCGGATGAGGCGGCGGCTTCTCAGCCGGATGAAGAGGCGGTGCTAATCAGGTTCAGGGAAGGGAGCCGGGAGGCGTTTGAATGGCTGGTCCGGCAATACCGGGAGCCTGCTGTGCGGTTTGCGTACCACTTGACCGGGGATTATCATACCGCTGAGGATCTGGCGCAGGACTGCTTCGCCTATCTGCTGGTGTACCCGGAGAAATATGATTACCGGGCATCCTTTAAAACCTATCTGTTTACCATTCTCCGCAACAAGAGCATAGACTCGGTCCGTAAGCGTGCAAGGCAGCAGAGCTTGCCCTATACGGCGGAGAGCAGCAGCGTACATAACCCGGATGAGGGGAATCCTGAACGGCTGGCCATCATCCGGGAAGAGGATGTGGAATGGCGCAGAAGATTGCATCAGATGAAGAAGGACTACGGGCAGGCGGTCTATCTGGTGGATGTGGGACAGATGTCTTATGAACAGGCGGCCGCAGTGATGGGCCGGAATCAAGTGAGCTTCAAGGTGCTGCTGCACCGGGCGCGCAAGAAGCTGAGGCAGATCTACGAGAAGGAGGAGTGGGATTGTGAAGTCAACGGAACAGGAGCAGCTATTTCTGGATGA
- a CDS encoding extracellular solute-binding protein, which translates to MRLKKIRVMAVLLSMVMMLGVLAACGSSSKEEKVAAPAGSESTNAGGNEPSAAAKEDDGPFSKYEEPVTVSLGRQGVSGNNLPAGDTLENNKYLKYVEDRLNVKVKYDFSVEDQDAYNQKVTLAISSNSLPDILVVDEQQFKRMAKAGMLADLTEVFDQYASPLIKDYYNSYTGDRVLNTGRIDGKLMALPNTNIDGNYQLLWIRQDWLNKLKLETPRTMDEVKTVIKAFKEQDPDGNGKADTVGLLGDKSVVADGGFFTFDPIFNANHAYPKNWFKDEGGNIFYGSTTPETKQALSELRAMYADGLIDKEFLTRKYEDNAGLVSSGRAGILFAPWFGGWALSDAVKANPEADWVPLAVPLDGDGKRNIVPSTPSGTFMVVNKKAEHPEAALKMLSVEYEGIRLIDPAAQELYKDLGVGWLNYPINVQLDYQDSLARDVPIYEKAIKDKKLDDLPARILPRVKAVLKNNENPKKDIPAYADSLAFYTAASITGAKEIVKVEPVFYGKTEAMLKKGANLEKLENETFLKIITGTSPLEEFDKFVETWKSIGGEEITKEVAEAVESP; encoded by the coding sequence ATGAGATTGAAGAAAATTCGTGTTATGGCAGTGCTGCTGTCCATGGTGATGATGCTGGGAGTGCTGGCAGCCTGCGGCAGCAGTTCTAAGGAGGAGAAGGTTGCTGCGCCCGCCGGCAGTGAATCCACGAATGCCGGAGGCAATGAACCATCCGCCGCCGCCAAGGAGGATGATGGACCCTTCAGCAAATATGAAGAACCCGTTACCGTGTCTCTGGGGAGACAGGGGGTATCGGGGAACAACCTGCCGGCAGGAGATACGCTGGAGAATAACAAGTATCTGAAATATGTTGAGGACCGCCTGAATGTAAAGGTGAAATACGATTTCTCGGTGGAAGACCAGGATGCGTATAACCAGAAGGTTACCCTGGCGATCTCAAGCAATTCCCTGCCTGACATTCTGGTGGTGGATGAACAGCAGTTCAAGAGAATGGCCAAAGCGGGTATGCTGGCCGATCTGACCGAAGTATTCGATCAATATGCCTCGCCGCTGATTAAGGATTATTACAACTCCTACACGGGAGACCGGGTGCTGAATACCGGAAGAATCGACGGCAAGCTGATGGCGCTGCCCAATACCAACATCGACGGCAATTATCAGCTCCTGTGGATACGCCAGGACTGGTTGAACAAGCTGAAGCTTGAGACCCCCCGTACCATGGATGAAGTGAAGACTGTGATTAAGGCGTTCAAGGAGCAGGACCCTGACGGTAACGGGAAAGCGGATACCGTTGGTCTGCTGGGCGACAAAAGTGTGGTCGCAGACGGCGGCTTCTTCACCTTCGATCCGATCTTTAATGCCAATCATGCCTATCCGAAGAACTGGTTCAAGGATGAGGGAGGAAACATCTTCTACGGCTCCACGACTCCAGAGACCAAGCAGGCGCTCTCTGAGCTGAGAGCGATGTACGCGGACGGATTGATTGACAAAGAGTTCTTGACCCGGAAATACGAGGATAATGCCGGGCTGGTGTCAAGCGGCCGGGCCGGTATCCTGTTTGCCCCCTGGTTCGGAGGCTGGGCGTTGTCTGATGCGGTGAAGGCCAACCCGGAAGCGGATTGGGTGCCGCTGGCTGTGCCGCTGGACGGAGACGGCAAACGGAATATCGTACCATCCACGCCGTCGGGAACCTTCATGGTGGTGAACAAGAAGGCGGAGCATCCCGAAGCCGCCTTGAAAATGCTCAGCGTGGAGTATGAAGGCATCCGCCTGATTGACCCGGCAGCACAGGAGCTGTACAAGGATCTGGGTGTAGGCTGGCTCAATTATCCGATTAATGTACAGCTGGATTATCAGGATTCCCTGGCACGCGATGTGCCGATCTATGAGAAGGCGATTAAGGACAAGAAGCTGGACGATCTGCCGGCCCGCATCCTGCCGAGAGTCAAGGCGGTCTTGAAGAATAATGAAAATCCGAAAAAGGATATTCCCGCCTATGCCGATTCACTGGCCTTCTATACTGCCGCCTCCATCACCGGAGCAAAAGAAATTGTGAAGGTGGAGCCTGTGTTCTACGGCAAGACAGAAGCGATGCTTAAAAAGGGAGCCAATCTGGAAAAACTCGAAAACGAGACCTTTTTGAAAATCATTACCGGCACTTCTCCCCTTGAAGAATTCGACAAGTTCGTGGAGACCTGGAAGAGCATCGGAGGGGAAGAAATCACCAAAGAGGTTGCTGAGGCAGTTGAGTCACCATGA
- a CDS encoding AraC family transcriptional regulator, which translates to MRLAYRKANALLNQHISNVSDGQTSFHIHYWGFMPNHYNNSLHRHSFFEVCYVQQGTGSYQDDDALFPLEPGTLFCSRPGIWHQIRSEQGLVLFFIAFEIDEALSSAAGRKPFQDLAAGGQAIAPHEAAALSARIWRTLFSLAESEAAVSRLPMNHLALALLHSFPQAFSPEPHLQAGAIKEDSGEHRHLERARRYIRDNLSSPLHMAQVALELDISPRHLSRIFQACLGQTFVHYIQERRIQQAKDWLLHTDLPIKDIAERCGFESVHYFTRVFTKQLGVSPARFRRSQFADGRQNLS; encoded by the coding sequence ATGCGCCTTGCGTACCGTAAAGCCAATGCACTTTTGAATCAGCATATCTCAAATGTCAGTGACGGACAAACCTCATTTCATATTCATTACTGGGGCTTCATGCCGAATCATTATAATAATTCCCTGCACCGCCATTCTTTTTTTGAAGTCTGTTATGTCCAGCAAGGCACCGGCTCTTACCAGGATGACGATGCGCTCTTCCCCCTGGAGCCGGGAACCCTGTTCTGCTCGCGTCCGGGCATCTGGCACCAGATCCGCAGTGAGCAGGGGCTGGTCCTGTTCTTCATTGCCTTTGAAATCGACGAAGCTCTAAGCTCTGCGGCCGGCCGCAAGCCGTTTCAGGATCTCGCCGCCGGAGGGCAGGCCATAGCCCCGCATGAGGCCGCCGCACTCTCTGCCCGAATCTGGCGGACTCTCTTCAGCCTTGCAGAGAGCGAAGCGGCGGTGTCCCGGCTGCCGATGAACCATCTGGCGCTTGCCCTGCTGCATTCCTTCCCGCAGGCGTTCTCCCCCGAACCCCATCTGCAGGCCGGGGCGATCAAGGAGGACAGCGGGGAGCACCGCCATTTGGAGCGGGCGAGGCGCTATATCCGCGACAATTTGTCCTCCCCGCTGCACATGGCCCAAGTGGCCCTGGAACTGGATATCTCTCCGCGTCATCTGTCGAGGATTTTCCAGGCCTGCCTGGGCCAGACTTTCGTCCATTATATTCAGGAACGAAGAATCCAACAAGCCAAGGATTGGCTGCTGCACACCGACTTGCCCATCAAAGACATCGCCGAGCGCTGCGGCTTCGAGTCTGTGCACTATTTCACCCGCGTATTCACCAAGCAGCTTGGTGTCTCCCCCGCCCGGTTCCGCAGGTCGCAGTTTGCAGACGGAAGACAGAACCTGAGCTAA
- a CDS encoding response regulator transcription factor yields MFTILIVDDEKIERDGIRGLIADMNYELHVIEAENGEKALESLRLNPVDILLTDIKMPFMGGLELAEQASLAQPSLEIIIYSAYGEFDYARRALYTNASSYLLKPIDIEEFAGVMSGVIQKCADKATQQRRTAEMMQGYHKGLEYEREKWLTDVLNGVQVIADDAALPFGGQPAALLLIDFKERFFDRSYEAFEQAAEQLAAGEYELLNLNEYQSVLMVPCPGSGGQKRIREMGEALADRIAERFYRHCCIVYSPVISDWQGISACYEQMEQTLDYKFFFEDTVVLFAGDDLAGRVPELVSTETLMADINQFIHHGEYAGAAKSIELLFSHLSRNGGSSAIYVKYLCSDLVRNAFEQSSRRQKADFQRTVERIFKSDSILGVKQVLLQALSEIEPDNSPPDESKRHIVQQVIRIVEKDFREDISLEVIAGRVSLNPSYLSHLFKKETGQSLIKFITQQRLERARHLLDSTNMKIVDIAEHAGYWSSSYFCQTFKKYYGISPQKYREILNG; encoded by the coding sequence ATGTTTACCATATTGATCGTGGATGATGAGAAAATTGAACGGGACGGCATCCGGGGGCTGATCGCTGACATGAACTACGAGCTGCATGTTATCGAAGCGGAGAACGGGGAGAAGGCGCTGGAGTCTCTTCGTCTGAACCCGGTGGACATCCTGCTCACAGATATCAAGATGCCCTTCATGGGCGGACTGGAGCTGGCGGAGCAGGCCAGCCTGGCGCAGCCCTCTCTGGAAATTATTATCTACAGTGCTTACGGGGAATTTGACTATGCCCGCCGGGCGCTCTATACCAATGCTTCCAGTTATCTGCTGAAGCCGATTGATATCGAGGAGTTCGCCGGGGTGATGTCAGGCGTGATACAGAAATGCGCAGATAAGGCCACCCAGCAGCGCCGCACTGCCGAGATGATGCAGGGGTATCACAAGGGCCTGGAGTATGAGAGGGAGAAGTGGCTGACCGATGTGCTGAACGGGGTTCAGGTGATCGCGGATGATGCTGCTCTGCCGTTCGGAGGGCAGCCGGCCGCTCTGCTGCTGATTGATTTCAAGGAGCGTTTCTTTGACCGCAGCTACGAGGCATTTGAGCAAGCGGCAGAGCAGCTTGCAGCCGGTGAATATGAGCTGCTGAACCTGAATGAATATCAAAGTGTGCTTATGGTCCCTTGCCCAGGCAGCGGCGGACAGAAGAGGATCAGGGAGATGGGGGAAGCGCTGGCGGATCGGATCGCGGAACGCTTTTACCGGCATTGCTGCATCGTATACAGCCCCGTGATCTCCGATTGGCAGGGGATTTCAGCGTGTTATGAGCAGATGGAGCAGACGCTGGACTACAAATTCTTTTTTGAGGATACGGTGGTGCTGTTTGCCGGAGATGATCTGGCAGGCCGTGTCCCGGAGCTTGTCAGCACCGAGACGCTGATGGCCGATATCAACCAATTCATTCACCATGGGGAATATGCAGGCGCTGCCAAAAGCATTGAGCTTCTGTTCAGCCACTTGAGCCGGAACGGCGGATCTTCTGCAATCTATGTCAAGTATCTCTGTTCGGACCTGGTGCGGAATGCGTTTGAACAATCGTCACGCAGGCAGAAGGCGGATTTCCAGCGAACGGTAGAGCGTATCTTCAAAAGCGATTCGATTCTCGGGGTGAAGCAAGTGCTGCTGCAGGCGCTCTCGGAAATAGAACCGGACAACAGCCCTCCCGATGAGAGCAAACGTCATATTGTCCAGCAGGTCATCCGGATTGTGGAGAAGGATTTCAGGGAGGATATCAGTCTGGAGGTTATCGCCGGACGCGTATCGCTCAATCCCAGCTACCTGAGCCATTTGTTCAAGAAAGAAACCGGGCAGAGCCTGATCAAATTCATCACTCAGCAGCGTCTGGAACGGGCACGGCATCTACTGGACAGCACCAATATGAAAATCGTCGATATCGCTGAACATGCCGGCTACTGGAGCTCCTCCTACTTCTGCCAGACCTTTAAAAAATATTACGGCATCAGTCCGCAGAAATATCGTGAAATACTGAACGGATAA
- a CDS encoding carbohydrate ABC transporter permease, with the protein MIRGTSRTVDIVIYSILTVIAFLSLAPVLNTLAISFSGKVAAMSGQVFFWPVDFNLEAYKSVISDRSFFTSFGVSVQRVLLGGAINLLVTVLMAYPLSKSNKHFPGRNIYMWFVIFCMLFNGGLIPWYMTINTYGLLDSIWALVLPTAVPVFNVILLMNFFKGVPKELEEAAGMDGAGAWRTLVTIYIPISLPSLATVTLFSVVGHWNAFFDGMILMNHKENWPLQTYIQQLIISVNSIMNTTDPEEIKRLSNMSSQLLNAAKVMVSMIPIMLIYPFLQRYFVSGIVLGAVKE; encoded by the coding sequence GTGATCCGAGGAACCAGCCGGACTGTTGATATTGTGATTTATTCTATTCTAACCGTGATTGCTTTTCTCTCCTTGGCCCCCGTACTGAATACCCTGGCTATTTCGTTCAGCGGCAAGGTGGCGGCCATGTCGGGGCAGGTCTTCTTCTGGCCGGTTGATTTCAATCTGGAGGCCTATAAGTCGGTCATCAGTGACCGGAGCTTCTTCACTTCCTTTGGCGTATCTGTACAAAGGGTACTGCTCGGAGGAGCCATCAATCTGCTGGTTACGGTGCTGATGGCCTATCCTTTATCGAAATCGAACAAACATTTTCCGGGCAGAAATATCTATATGTGGTTCGTGATCTTCTGCATGCTGTTCAACGGCGGGCTGATCCCGTGGTATATGACGATCAATACGTACGGGCTGCTCGATTCCATCTGGGCGCTTGTGCTGCCTACCGCCGTTCCGGTATTTAATGTGATTCTGCTGATGAACTTCTTCAAGGGCGTTCCGAAGGAGCTGGAGGAGGCTGCCGGGATGGATGGGGCGGGGGCGTGGAGAACGCTGGTGACGATTTATATCCCCATCTCCCTGCCCTCACTGGCGACAGTCACCCTGTTCTCGGTCGTCGGCCACTGGAATGCGTTTTTTGACGGGATGATCCTGATGAACCACAAGGAGAATTGGCCGCTGCAAACGTATATCCAGCAATTGATTATCAGCGTGAATTCGATCATGAACACTACCGACCCGGAAGAGATCAAGCGTCTGTCGAATATGTCGAGCCAGCTGCTCAATGCGGCCAAGGTGATGGTCTCGATGATCCCGATCATGCTGATTTATCCGTTTCTGCAGCGGTATTTCGTCAGCGGAATCGTGCTCGGCGCCGTCAAAGAGTAA
- a CDS encoding class I mannose-6-phosphate isomerase, which yields MFVKRPVNLVRSPISVPQNGIPLAAPPAVLREGYSAITASLLQLASVKGSGTLYVAFDGTHGAPFQAVLQRAVEALEQAGHSVSLIGSGSYLKSGEELREFFAANITDNRAFGYFTDGSIEDYFRAGARADAARRLDEAEQGADSAAFCIVFGPGAYWLGEGRFDLACYLDVSREYQQAGHRQELLSFGLNWNRDAVEKYKIALFVEWPILETYRKHILDQMDYYIDLNQPKQPVMTAVPSLRRMISDIAGSPLRVKPFYAPGVWGGQFLKQLADLPEDWVNCAWSFEPIAPENSILVGYEGKEMEIPFLLVMQQEHPAILGERLTGLFGDYFPIRFNYLDTMDGDNLSCQVHPTQDYIRSRFNEFMAQQESYYIMEQQGDSRVYLGLTEDCTPEQFRHEVQKAQETGIPLPLTDYVNRYASRKGELFLIPPGTVHSAGKDNLVLEISSTTWWFTFKIYDFLRKDLDGKPRPINIDFAFDNIDFTQKTARVEDQLMPSPVLLQQQGENEEYVLGQRDDLLFYVHRVHLKDTWKDDTRGEMTMYNLVEGEGVRIVSAEDEAVYVELHYAESYILPAVLGEYTIVNTGSGPCKLIKAGVSAAWDVSLLEP from the coding sequence ATGTTTGTTAAACGACCGGTCAACCTTGTACGCAGCCCCATTTCTGTTCCTCAGAACGGCATACCCTTGGCTGCTCCTCCCGCAGTGCTCCGGGAAGGCTATTCTGCGATTACCGCTTCCCTGCTTCAGCTCGCCAGTGTGAAGGGAAGCGGCACGCTGTATGTTGCTTTTGACGGAACCCACGGCGCCCCGTTTCAAGCCGTTCTGCAGCGGGCAGTGGAAGCGCTTGAGCAAGCGGGTCATTCCGTGTCCCTCATAGGCTCGGGCAGCTATCTCAAGTCAGGCGAAGAGCTGCGGGAGTTTTTTGCCGCCAATATTACGGATAACCGCGCCTTCGGCTATTTCACTGATGGTAGCATAGAGGATTATTTCCGGGCCGGGGCCAGGGCAGACGCTGCCCGCAGGCTGGATGAGGCAGAGCAGGGCGCGGATTCGGCTGCATTCTGTATAGTTTTTGGCCCGGGAGCTTACTGGCTTGGAGAGGGACGGTTCGATCTTGCCTGCTATCTGGATGTCTCGCGTGAATACCAGCAGGCCGGCCACCGGCAGGAGCTGCTGAGTTTCGGCCTTAACTGGAACCGGGATGCGGTGGAGAAATATAAAATCGCCCTGTTCGTGGAATGGCCTATTCTCGAAACCTACCGCAAACACATCCTGGATCAAATGGACTACTACATCGACCTGAATCAGCCCAAGCAGCCAGTCATGACTGCCGTGCCGTCCCTGCGCCGGATGATCTCGGATATTGCCGGGTCACCGCTGCGGGTGAAGCCTTTTTATGCACCGGGGGTGTGGGGCGGGCAATTCCTCAAACAGCTGGCCGATCTGCCGGAGGATTGGGTGAACTGCGCCTGGAGCTTCGAGCCGATTGCCCCCGAGAATTCCATTCTTGTAGGGTATGAAGGCAAAGAGATGGAAATTCCTTTTCTGCTGGTCATGCAGCAGGAGCATCCAGCGATTCTGGGGGAACGTCTGACCGGCTTATTCGGAGATTATTTCCCGATCCGCTTCAACTATCTGGACACGATGGACGGAGACAATCTGTCCTGCCAGGTCCACCCTACCCAGGACTATATCCGCAGCCGGTTCAATGAATTCATGGCCCAGCAGGAATCCTATTACATCATGGAGCAGCAGGGGGATTCCAGGGTCTATCTGGGACTGACTGAAGACTGCACACCTGAGCAGTTCCGCCATGAGGTTCAGAAGGCTCAGGAGACAGGCATCCCGCTGCCGCTGACTGATTATGTCAACCGTTATGCGTCCCGGAAGGGCGAGCTGTTCCTGATCCCGCCCGGAACCGTTCATTCCGCAGGCAAAGATAATCTGGTGCTGGAGATTTCCTCGACCACCTGGTGGTTCACCTTCAAAATCTATGATTTTCTGCGCAAGGATCTGGACGGCAAACCCCGGCCGATCAACATCGACTTCGCCTTCGACAATATTGACTTCACTCAGAAGACCGCCCGGGTTGAAGATCAGCTTATGCCTTCGCCGGTGCTTCTGCAGCAGCAAGGGGAGAATGAAGAGTATGTGCTGGGACAGCGCGATGATCTGCTGTTCTATGTCCACCGTGTTCACCTGAAGGATACCTGGAAAGACGATACACGCGGCGAAATGACCATGTATAACCTCGTTGAAGGAGAGGGCGTGCGGATTGTGTCTGCTGAGGACGAGGCGGTGTATGTGGAGCTGCATTATGCGGAATCGTATATTCTCCCGGCTGTACTAGGGGAATACACCATCGTCAATACCGGTTCCGGCCCCTGCAAGCTAATCAAGGCCGGTGTCTCCGCAGCATGGGATGTGAGTCTCCTTGAGCCGTAA
- a CDS encoding sensor histidine kinase: MRRTAAFTDCYLPGAMLRYKDKRLKTGGVDLERPGRFIRNLRIKHKLFVSYLLVIIIPLSVLGWYSYDQSRSLLVQQARLTLTDNVSEIAANLDYKFGKLNAALDSFTFNSSVVSVFNNDYSDNYYYMYNDLNTIVEPLFNTLLFLNEEIRQLTVYTGNNITERKNTILPISSVSGKPWYEAAMASGQTHWIKEGTALSAVRRMVGGSGTQYDNLIYLGFDSKDMFAGLTNVVSGEYGVLVENGAGEPVYDYHNRLPSFESAKEAEEHASDFIVISQTLGVTGWKLVFYMPKNSIGVDAKTILRATMLTVGICLLILVPAVWLLSNAFVRRIYRLNRTMKRVTRGDLHVDIVVDSNDEIGELTSRFKDMLQSLNELFNEVYRSKVVQKDAELKALQAQINPHFLYNSLSLINWKAISIKAYDISKITTTLSKFYRTTLNRGQDVISVQDELENTKSYIDLQLIMHDHSFDVVYEVDPEVLGYHMIKLIMQPIVENAIEHGVDNKREGRGRISLRAGFEEDTIVFSIEDNGPGMTQETMDTVLSRQSKSYGLFNAQERIRIYFGEAYGITIHSEIGQGTTVAVRIPKRTT, encoded by the coding sequence ATGCGGCGGACCGCTGCTTTTACCGATTGTTATTTGCCGGGGGCAATGCTACGTTATAAGGACAAGAGGCTTAAGACAGGAGGGGTAGATCTGGAGCGCCCAGGCCGGTTCATCAGGAATTTAAGAATTAAGCATAAGCTGTTTGTCTCTTATTTGCTCGTTATCATTATTCCGCTCAGTGTGCTTGGCTGGTATTCGTATGATCAATCCAGGAGTCTGCTCGTTCAGCAGGCCCGGCTGACCTTAACCGACAATGTGTCGGAGATCGCCGCCAATCTGGATTATAAGTTCGGCAAGCTCAATGCCGCGCTGGACTCGTTCACCTTCAACTCCAGTGTAGTGTCCGTCTTCAACAATGATTACTCGGACAATTATTACTATATGTACAATGATCTGAACACCATCGTGGAGCCGCTGTTCAATACGCTTCTGTTCCTGAACGAAGAGATCCGCCAGCTGACGGTGTATACAGGGAACAACATCACGGAGCGGAAGAATACGATTCTGCCGATTAGCAGCGTATCCGGGAAGCCATGGTATGAAGCGGCGATGGCCAGCGGCCAGACGCATTGGATCAAGGAGGGAACGGCCTTATCCGCGGTGCGGAGAATGGTGGGCGGCTCGGGAACGCAATATGACAACCTGATCTACTTAGGCTTTGACAGCAAGGATATGTTTGCGGGTCTGACCAATGTGGTCTCCGGTGAGTACGGCGTTCTGGTCGAGAATGGGGCGGGGGAGCCTGTGTATGACTATCACAACAGGCTGCCGTCCTTCGAATCAGCTAAGGAAGCGGAAGAGCACGCGAGCGATTTCATCGTGATCTCCCAGACGCTTGGCGTGACGGGGTGGAAGCTTGTCTTTTATATGCCCAAGAACTCGATCGGTGTTGATGCCAAGACGATTCTCCGCGCCACCATGCTCACGGTCGGGATTTGCCTGCTGATTCTGGTGCCTGCGGTCTGGCTGTTGTCGAATGCATTCGTGAGAAGAATCTACCGTCTGAACCGCACGATGAAAAGGGTGACCCGAGGGGACCTGCATGTGGATATTGTGGTCGATTCCAATGACGAGATCGGCGAGCTGACCTCACGGTTCAAGGATATGCTGCAAAGTCTGAATGAGCTGTTCAATGAAGTCTACCGCAGCAAGGTTGTGCAGAAGGACGCGGAGCTGAAGGCGCTTCAGGCCCAGATCAATCCGCATTTTCTCTATAACTCTCTGTCGCTGATCAACTGGAAGGCTATAAGCATTAAAGCGTATGACATCAGTAAAATCACCACAACCCTCTCGAAATTCTACCGGACAACCCTGAACAGGGGGCAGGATGTCATCAGCGTCCAGGATGAACTGGAGAATACGAAATCTTATATTGATCTGCAGCTGATTATGCATGACCACAGCTTCGATGTAGTGTACGAGGTGGACCCGGAGGTGCTGGGCTATCACATGATCAAGCTGATTATGCAGCCTATTGTAGAGAATGCGATTGAGCACGGCGTGGACAACAAGCGGGAGGGGCGCGGCAGGATCAGCCTGCGGGCGGGCTTCGAGGAAGATACGATTGTATTCAGCATTGAAGACAACGGTCCGGGAATGACCCAGGAGACGATGGATACGGTATTAAGCAGGCAATCCAAATCGTATGGACTGTTCAACGCCCAGGAGAGAATCCGGATTTATTTTGGCGAGGCGTACGGGATCACGATCCACAGCGAAATCGGCCAGGGTACAACAGTGGCGGTGAGAATCCCCAAGCGGACCACGTGA